Proteins from a single region of Flavobacterium sp. K5-23:
- a CDS encoding TerC family protein has translation MEVFLNPDAWIALLTLTFLEIILGIDNIIFISIATGKLPAESRKKATKIGMFLAMFMRIALLFGINLLTQMKEPWFTVDLSWFSAGITGQSLILLGGGLFLIYKSTNEIREKVDEKGLEEKELGKAATKSFQNVLLQIIMIDLVFSFDSILTAVGMTNGVEGALYIMVTAVVISVLIMMQFAVPVGSFVNKHPSIQILGLSFLILIGMMLLTESAHLSNALIFGSHVTPVPKGYLYFAISFSLFVEVLNMKASKKKK, from the coding sequence ATGGAAGTATTTTTAAATCCGGATGCTTGGATTGCCCTATTAACATTAACATTTCTAGAGATTATCCTAGGAATTGACAATATCATTTTCATCTCAATCGCTACTGGAAAACTTCCTGCTGAAAGCCGAAAAAAGGCCACTAAAATCGGTATGTTTTTAGCTATGTTTATGAGAATTGCCCTTTTGTTTGGAATCAACTTATTAACCCAAATGAAAGAACCTTGGTTTACAGTTGACTTAAGTTGGTTCTCAGCCGGAATAACAGGACAAAGTCTTATTTTACTTGGAGGTGGTTTATTTTTAATTTACAAAAGCACGAATGAAATTCGTGAAAAAGTAGATGAAAAAGGACTTGAAGAAAAAGAGCTTGGGAAAGCGGCGACAAAATCATTTCAAAACGTTTTATTGCAAATCATAATGATTGATTTGGTTTTCTCTTTTGATAGTATTCTTACTGCTGTCGGGATGACTAATGGAGTTGAGGGAGCCTTGTATATTATGGTTACAGCTGTAGTAATTTCGGTTTTAATAATGATGCAATTTGCAGTTCCTGTAGGTTCTTTTGTAAATAAACACCCATCGATTCAGATTTTAGGTTTATCCTTTTTGATATTAATTGGAATGATGCTACTTACTGAAAGTGCGCATTTATCTAATGCCCTAATCTTTGGAAGCCATGTAACGCCAGTTCCAAAAGGGTACTTATATTTTGCTATTTCCTTCTCCCTTTTTGTAGAAGTGTTGAATATGAAAGCTTCGAAGAAAAAGAAATAA
- a CDS encoding DNA topoisomerase IV subunit B, with amino-acid sequence MSDQNQYTEDNIRSLDWKEHIRMRPGMYIGKLGDGSSPDDGIYILLKEVLDNCIDEFVMGAGKTIEVTIKDKTVNVRDYGRGIPLGKVIDVVSKMNTGGKYDSLAFKKSVGLNGVGTKAVNALSNYFRVESVRDEKQKAAEFSAGNLVLEEDVIDTTKRKGTKVTFIPDEAIFKNYKFRYEYVIKMLKNYCYLNNGLTIIFNGEKYFSENGLKDLLEETINAEDLEYPIIHLKGEDIEIALTHSKTQYSEEYHSFVNGQNTTQGGTHLAAYREAIVKTIREFYNKSFDASDVRKSIVTAVSIKVMEPVFESQTKTKLGSTDMGSEPGMPSVRTFVNDFVKTKLDNFLHKNTTTADALLRKILQAERERKELSGIRKLATDRAKKANLHNKKLRDCRAHLPDTKNPRNLESTLFITEGDSASGSITKSRDVNTQAVFSLRGKPLNSYGMSKKIVYENEEFNLLQSALDIEDGLEKLRYNNIVIATDADVDGMHIRLLLITFFLQFFPELIKEGHLYILQTPLFRVRNKKETIYCYTDEERRAAIEKLKPKPEITRFKGLGEISPDEFQFFIGEDIRLDPVMMDKNTSVEQLLSFYMGKNTPDRQEFIIKNLKVELDVIEAV; translated from the coding sequence ATGTCAGATCAAAATCAATATACTGAAGATAATATTCGGTCTCTCGACTGGAAAGAACACATCCGTATGCGTCCCGGTATGTATATTGGGAAGTTGGGAGATGGTTCATCGCCAGATGATGGTATCTATATTTTATTAAAAGAAGTACTTGACAACTGTATCGATGAGTTCGTTATGGGTGCAGGTAAAACGATCGAAGTTACCATTAAAGACAAAACAGTTAATGTTCGCGATTACGGTCGTGGTATTCCGCTTGGAAAAGTGATTGATGTGGTTTCTAAAATGAATACTGGTGGTAAATACGATTCACTGGCTTTCAAGAAATCAGTAGGTTTGAACGGTGTAGGAACAAAAGCTGTAAATGCTTTATCTAATTATTTTCGTGTAGAATCCGTTCGTGATGAGAAACAAAAAGCGGCTGAATTTTCAGCAGGAAATTTAGTTCTTGAAGAAGATGTAATTGACACAACCAAACGAAAAGGAACCAAAGTAACTTTTATACCAGATGAAGCGATATTTAAAAATTACAAATTCCGTTATGAGTATGTGATTAAAATGTTGAAGAATTATTGTTACCTAAATAATGGGTTAACCATAATATTCAATGGCGAAAAATATTTTTCTGAAAATGGATTGAAAGATTTGTTGGAAGAAACCATTAACGCTGAAGATTTAGAATATCCTATTATCCACTTGAAAGGGGAGGATATCGAAATTGCCTTAACGCACAGTAAAACACAATATAGCGAAGAATACCATTCTTTTGTAAATGGCCAAAACACGACGCAAGGAGGAACGCATTTAGCGGCCTACCGTGAAGCGATTGTGAAAACCATTCGGGAGTTTTATAATAAAAGTTTTGATGCTTCAGATGTTCGAAAATCGATTGTTACGGCAGTTAGTATCAAAGTAATGGAGCCTGTTTTTGAATCGCAAACAAAAACAAAATTAGGTTCTACTGATATGGGTTCTGAACCTGGAATGCCTTCAGTACGTACTTTTGTGAATGATTTTGTGAAAACGAAGTTGGATAATTTTTTACACAAAAACACAACAACTGCTGATGCATTATTACGTAAAATTCTTCAGGCTGAAAGAGAGCGTAAAGAATTGTCAGGAATTAGAAAATTAGCCACTGACCGTGCTAAAAAAGCTAATTTGCACAACAAAAAATTAAGGGATTGTCGTGCGCATCTTCCGGACACTAAGAATCCAAGGAATCTAGAAAGCACCCTTTTTATTACGGAGGGAGATTCGGCTTCTGGATCGATTACTAAATCGCGAGACGTAAATACTCAGGCCGTTTTTAGTTTGCGTGGAAAGCCTTTGAACTCATATGGAATGAGCAAGAAAATTGTTTATGAAAATGAAGAGTTCAATTTATTGCAATCCGCATTGGATATCGAAGATGGATTAGAAAAATTACGTTACAATAATATTGTAATCGCCACCGATGCCGATGTCGATGGAATGCACATTCGATTATTATTGATTACTTTTTTTCTGCAATTTTTCCCTGAATTAATAAAAGAAGGGCATTTGTATATTTTGCAAACCCCTCTTTTTAGAGTTCGAAATAAAAAAGAAACTATTTATTGTTACACGGATGAAGAGAGAAGAGCAGCGATTGAAAAATTAAAACCAAAACCGGAAATCACCCGATTTAAAGGATTGGGAGAAATTTCGCCTGATGAGTTTCAGTTTTTCATTGGTGAAGACATCCGTTTGGATCCTGTTATGATGGATAAAAACACTTCGGTAGAGCAATTGCTATCCTTTTATATGGGTAAAAACACACCAGACCGTCAAGAGTTTATCATTAAAAACTTGAAGGTAGAGCTCGATGTGATTGAAGCGGTATAA
- a CDS encoding TonB-dependent receptor, translating to MKKLTLLFFLLNVSFLFAQKDVSGVVKDKSGQALPGVNIVEKGTNNGVSTDIDGAYRIKVKDGATLIFSYIGFNKVEKAASSSKIDVVLSEEGGQALDEIVITGTRTAPRSNTTTALPIDVISSKDLTSTGQATFDKALQYKIPSFNTVQTPVNDATSLLDPYEIRNMGPSRTLILINGKRKNLSSLLYVQTSPGRGETGSDISAIPTDAIERVEILRDGASAQYGSDAIAGVMNIILKKNTTGGSVTVRSGMTSEGDGEMLGVSLNNGSTVGDKGFVNYTVDFSKVNLANRPGTVDAAGEAADFGASLSDVQAFLAKMPDAGNINGSPETAAAKFLVNGGFGLSEETQLYYNAAYVYKKVNSFANYRTPYWRSLSDFPYLNDFFGNGNSANPSYNGYVPTFIGDLNDYNATLGYKSVKNDWNTDASITVGGNTQTYSVENSHNRTSGTDSNGANIYLENSPISFKPGGTSFNHVVGNLDISKVLSDKISIGFGSEIRTETFGVTEGDKASWDGIGADSFAGNRPENSGKWNRYNLGAYFDLAYDVTEDFLINGTVRYEDYSDFGGATVWKLSSRYKFAEDKVTLRGSVSTGFRAPTLHQIYTQKSQYSFVPGQGVQVSGIVNNVSPQARLLGVPKLDAEKSTNITVGVGVKPSRNFNFTLDYYNIKVEDRIILGDIVSTTFGDVAWFENSFDSRTSGLDVVANYNNIELGTGKLGFNLSGNVTFQNERISPVKSNNFSETLDALMFTSRPETKWILGANYEVGKLGFSLNNTYFGKSTFKQAGLDSNLRTEFTPKIVTDLGVTFSATEKLTLALNVNNLLNVLPEWKFKAENAAGTAILNDPAQVKNQSNLITFNQRYSQMTYDGYHFSQLGTMFNLSLNYKF from the coding sequence ATGAAAAAACTCACATTATTATTTTTTTTACTTAACGTAAGCTTTCTTTTTGCTCAAAAAGACGTTTCGGGTGTAGTAAAAGACAAATCGGGACAAGCTCTTCCAGGCGTAAACATTGTAGAAAAAGGAACAAACAATGGTGTTTCTACAGATATAGACGGAGCCTATAGAATAAAAGTAAAAGATGGAGCTACATTAATCTTTAGCTACATCGGATTTAATAAAGTAGAAAAAGCAGCTTCTAGTTCAAAAATAGATGTTGTTTTATCTGAAGAAGGTGGACAAGCATTAGATGAAATTGTTATTACAGGAACAAGAACTGCTCCAAGAAGTAACACTACTACTGCATTACCTATTGATGTAATTTCTTCTAAAGACTTAACATCTACTGGTCAAGCTACATTTGACAAGGCATTACAGTACAAAATTCCATCATTTAACACGGTTCAGACTCCGGTAAATGACGCGACTTCATTACTTGACCCTTACGAAATCAGAAACATGGGACCAAGTAGAACTTTAATATTAATCAACGGAAAACGTAAAAACTTAAGTTCTTTACTTTATGTTCAAACGTCTCCAGGACGTGGTGAAACAGGTTCTGACATTTCTGCAATTCCAACTGACGCAATCGAAAGAGTAGAGATTCTTCGTGATGGTGCTTCGGCTCAATACGGATCTGATGCTATTGCTGGGGTAATGAATATTATCTTAAAAAAGAACACAACTGGTGGATCTGTAACTGTAAGAAGTGGAATGACTTCTGAAGGTGATGGAGAAATGCTTGGAGTAAGTTTAAACAATGGATCTACTGTAGGAGATAAAGGTTTTGTAAACTATACTGTAGATTTTTCTAAAGTAAATCTTGCAAATAGACCTGGTACAGTTGATGCTGCTGGAGAAGCTGCTGATTTTGGTGCTTCTTTATCTGACGTACAAGCTTTTCTAGCTAAGATGCCAGATGCAGGAAACATCAATGGATCACCTGAAACTGCTGCTGCTAAATTTTTAGTAAATGGTGGATTTGGATTATCTGAAGAAACACAATTATACTACAATGCTGCATATGTTTACAAAAAGGTAAACTCATTTGCTAACTACAGAACTCCATACTGGAGATCATTATCTGACTTTCCTTACTTAAATGATTTCTTCGGAAATGGTAACTCAGCTAATCCTTCTTATAATGGATATGTTCCAACATTCATTGGAGACTTGAATGACTATAACGCTACTTTAGGTTACAAATCGGTTAAGAATGATTGGAATACTGACGCTAGTATTACTGTTGGTGGAAACACACAAACTTACTCAGTTGAAAATTCTCATAACAGAACTTCAGGAACTGATTCAAACGGAGCTAATATCTACTTAGAAAACAGCCCTATTTCATTCAAACCAGGAGGAACATCTTTCAACCATGTTGTAGGAAACTTAGATATCTCTAAAGTACTTTCAGACAAAATTAGTATTGGTTTTGGATCTGAGATTAGAACAGAGACTTTCGGAGTAACAGAAGGAGACAAAGCATCTTGGGATGGTATTGGAGCAGATTCATTTGCTGGTAACCGACCTGAAAATTCAGGTAAATGGAATCGTTATAACTTAGGGGCTTATTTTGACCTTGCTTATGATGTAACTGAAGATTTCTTAATTAACGGAACGGTTCGTTACGAAGATTATAGCGATTTTGGTGGAGCAACTGTTTGGAAATTAAGCTCAAGATATAAATTTGCAGAGGATAAAGTAACATTAAGAGGATCTGTTTCTACTGGATTTAGAGCTCCTACATTACACCAAATCTATACTCAAAAATCACAATATTCTTTTGTTCCAGGACAAGGAGTACAAGTTAGTGGAATTGTAAACAACGTTTCTCCTCAAGCTCGTTTATTAGGCGTGCCTAAATTAGATGCTGAAAAATCTACAAATATTACTGTAGGTGTTGGAGTAAAACCTTCAAGAAACTTTAATTTCACTTTAGATTATTACAACATTAAGGTAGAAGACAGAATCATCTTAGGAGACATTGTTTCAACAACTTTTGGAGATGTTGCTTGGTTTGAAAACTCTTTTGATTCAAGAACTTCAGGTTTAGATGTAGTTGCTAATTACAATAACATTGAATTAGGAACTGGAAAACTTGGATTCAATTTATCTGGAAACGTAACTTTCCAAAATGAAAGAATCTCTCCTGTAAAAAGTAACAACTTTAGCGAAACACTTGATGCTTTAATGTTTACTTCTAGACCAGAAACAAAATGGATCTTAGGAGCTAATTACGAAGTTGGAAAATTAGGTTTCTCTCTTAACAATACTTACTTTGGAAAATCTACTTTCAAACAAGCAGGTTTAGATTCTAACTTAAGAACAGAATTCACGCCAAAGATTGTTACCGATTTAGGAGTTACTTTCTCAGCTACTGAAAAATTAACTTTAGCTTTAAATGTAAACAACTTGTTGAATGTACTACCTGAATGGAAATTCAAAGCTGAAAATGCTGCTGGTACAGCAATCTTAAATGATCCTGCACAAGTTAAAAATCAATCTAACTTGATTACTTTCAACCAACGTTATTCTCAAATGACTTATGATGGGTATCACTTTAGCCAATTAGGAACTATGTTCAACTTATCATTGAACTATAAATTCTAA
- a CDS encoding NADPH-dependent FMN reductase, whose product MKIIAFGGSPSKNSINKKLATYAASLFDNAEVEVLDLNDFQMPLFTVDIEEEIGQHELAKAFLAKMESADILVVSLAENNGNYSAAFKNVFDWCTRITGKVFNEKPMLLMATSPGGRGGATVLEIAKNAFPRFGANIKGVFSLPNFNDNFDIEKTKISNTELDNQLKEVIKGF is encoded by the coding sequence ATGAAAATTATAGCCTTTGGCGGAAGCCCAAGTAAAAACTCAATAAATAAAAAATTAGCCACTTACGCAGCTTCTTTGTTTGATAATGCAGAAGTTGAAGTTTTGGATTTAAATGATTTCCAAATGCCTTTATTCACTGTCGATATCGAGGAGGAAATCGGACAGCATGAATTAGCCAAAGCATTTTTGGCTAAAATGGAAAGCGCTGATATTCTGGTGGTTTCTCTTGCTGAAAATAATGGGAATTATTCTGCTGCTTTTAAAAATGTTTTTGACTGGTGCACCCGGATTACAGGGAAAGTTTTTAATGAAAAACCGATGTTGCTTATGGCTACTTCGCCAGGAGGAAGGGGAGGTGCAACCGTACTTGAAATAGCTAAAAACGCTTTTCCTCGTTTTGGAGCCAACATAAAAGGAGTCTTTTCTTTACCTAATTTTAATGACAATTTCGATATTGAAAAAACTAAAATTTCAAACACCGAACTAGATAATCAGCTAAAAGAAGTAATTAAAGGTTTTTAG
- a CDS encoding YhcG family protein, which translates to MTYTYFEIGRMIVEEEQNGNERAAYGKQILKGLSADLTKEFGKGFSMRNLEQIRKFYKIYSISSTVSTILQNQIPQTVSAELKDQIPQSLTAEFNTFDFESFRSFFRLTWSHYTFLMRIDNEKERRFYEIESEKYNWSVRELKRQYDSALYTRLALSRDKEGVLKLSEKGQIIENPKDIIKDPYILEFLGLPELNQYSESDLEEEIINKLEHFLLELGHGFTFVARQDRITFDDKHFRIDLVFYNRVLRCFVLIDLKIGELKHQDLGQMQMYVNYYDREKRLEGENKTIGIVLCQNKSDLVVEYTLPENNEQIFASKYKTVLPSKEDLIKLIS; encoded by the coding sequence ATGACGTATACTTATTTTGAAATAGGTAGAATGATTGTTGAAGAAGAGCAAAACGGAAACGAGAGAGCTGCATACGGGAAACAAATCTTGAAAGGACTTTCTGCAGATTTAACAAAAGAGTTTGGGAAGGGCTTCTCAATGAGGAATTTAGAACAAATAAGAAAATTTTATAAAATCTATTCGATTTCGTCGACAGTGTCTACAATTTTGCAAAATCAAATTCCGCAGACAGTGTCTGCGGAATTGAAAGATCAGATTCCGCAGTCACTGACTGCGGAATTCAATACTTTTGATTTTGAGTCGTTTAGGTCTTTTTTTAGACTTACTTGGTCACATTATACTTTTTTAATGAGAATCGACAATGAAAAAGAAAGACGCTTTTACGAAATAGAATCGGAGAAATACAACTGGAGTGTGAGAGAGTTAAAACGTCAGTATGATTCGGCACTTTATACAAGATTGGCTTTAAGTCGCGATAAGGAGGGTGTTTTGAAATTATCAGAAAAAGGGCAAATAATTGAAAACCCCAAAGACATAATCAAAGACCCATACATATTGGAATTTTTGGGATTACCTGAATTAAATCAATATTCTGAATCTGATTTGGAAGAAGAAATAATCAATAAGTTAGAACATTTTTTGTTAGAACTTGGGCACGGATTTACGTTTGTAGCCAGACAAGACCGAATTACATTTGATGATAAACATTTTAGAATAGATTTGGTTTTCTATAATCGAGTATTAAGGTGTTTTGTACTGATCGATTTGAAAATTGGTGAATTGAAGCACCAAGATTTGGGGCAAATGCAAATGTATGTGAACTATTATGATAGAGAAAAACGTTTGGAAGGCGAAAATAAAACTATTGGAATTGTCCTTTGTCAAAACAAAAGCGATTTGGTGGTTGAATATACTTTGCCAGAGAATAACGAACAAATTTTTGCCAGTAAATACAAAACCGTTTTGCCTAGCAAGGAAGATTTAATAAAATTAATTTCGTAA
- a CDS encoding DNA gyrase/topoisomerase IV subunit A, with protein sequence MKDEEEENTIPDNEDINSEDNSIDENQEEKESDEIIEVDAKNFEGQHFYDIQEDGNDTITKVTGMYKDWFLDYASYVILERAVPAIEDGFKPVQRRIMHSLKELDDGRYNKVANVVGHTMQYHPHGDASIGDAMVQIGQKELLIDCQGNWGNILTGDSAAASRYIEARLSKFALEVLYSPKITDWGMSYDGRRAEPNNLPVKFPLLLASGAEGIAVGLSTKVLPHNFNELIDASIKILKGKPFTLYPDFMTQGIADISNYNDGLRGGRVRVRAKISQLDKNTLVITQIPFSTNTTTLIDSILKANDKGKIKIKKIEDNTAADVEILIHLFPGVSPDKTIDALFAFTACETSVAPLGCVIEDNKPLFIGVSAMLKISTNRTVQLLKSELEIQLSELEEQWHFLSLERIFIENKIYRDIEEQTTREDVIQAVDDGLKPHIKHLKRAVTEDDILRLLDIRIMRISKFDSNKAQDKIEALEGNIEQVKHDLEHLIDFAIAYFVKLKEKYGKGRERQTELRIFDDIEATKVVLRNTKLYVNKEEGFVGTSLKKDEYVTDCSDIDDVIVFLRDGNMMVTKVDAKTFVGKDIIHIAIFDKSDKRTIYNVIYRDGKSGPSYIKRFNVSGVTRDKLYDLTNGTKGSQILYFTCNPNGEAEVITIILRQVGTIKKLKFDVDFASLAIKGRASKGNLVSKYPIKKIEIKEKGISTLLPRKVWFDDTVQRLNVDGRGELLGEFRPSDKILIILQSGKLKVVTPELSTHFEEDMIVLEKWIPKKPISAIYFDGEKERYYLKRFLVETENKEESFITEHPNSQLEIISTDYRPVAELIFPKIKGVQKESVTIDIESFIAVKGFKALGNQLTTDKLKQVNVLESLHYEVPEEIVPERSQDTEEDLSDVHLDEDGQVNLF encoded by the coding sequence ATGAAAGACGAGGAAGAAGAAAATACAATTCCAGATAATGAAGATATAAATTCAGAGGATAATTCTATTGATGAAAATCAAGAAGAAAAGGAATCTGATGAAATAATTGAAGTGGATGCCAAGAATTTTGAAGGACAGCATTTTTACGATATTCAAGAAGACGGTAACGATACCATAACCAAAGTTACGGGAATGTATAAGGACTGGTTTTTGGACTATGCGTCTTATGTTATTCTTGAACGTGCGGTGCCTGCGATTGAAGATGGTTTTAAACCGGTTCAGCGTCGTATAATGCACTCGCTTAAAGAGTTGGATGACGGGCGTTACAACAAGGTAGCTAATGTTGTGGGTCACACGATGCAGTATCACCCTCACGGAGATGCGAGTATTGGTGACGCTATGGTGCAAATAGGTCAAAAAGAATTGTTGATTGACTGTCAGGGAAACTGGGGTAATATCCTTACTGGGGATAGTGCGGCAGCTTCCCGTTACATTGAAGCGCGTTTGTCAAAGTTTGCTTTGGAGGTGTTATACAGTCCTAAAATTACGGATTGGGGAATGTCCTATGACGGAAGACGAGCGGAGCCTAATAATTTACCGGTAAAATTTCCATTACTACTCGCTTCAGGGGCTGAGGGAATTGCTGTAGGTCTTTCGACCAAAGTGTTGCCACATAACTTTAATGAGTTAATTGATGCTTCGATCAAAATATTAAAAGGAAAGCCGTTTACGCTTTATCCTGATTTTATGACACAAGGTATAGCAGATATATCTAATTATAATGATGGACTGCGTGGCGGACGTGTTCGTGTTCGTGCCAAAATTTCCCAGCTGGATAAAAACACTTTGGTGATTACCCAAATTCCGTTTTCGACTAATACTACAACACTTATTGATAGTATTTTGAAAGCGAATGATAAAGGGAAAATCAAAATCAAAAAGATAGAAGACAATACCGCAGCCGATGTTGAGATTTTAATTCATTTGTTTCCGGGAGTTTCTCCTGATAAAACCATTGATGCCTTATTTGCTTTCACGGCTTGTGAAACTTCGGTAGCGCCATTAGGTTGTGTTATTGAAGACAATAAACCGTTGTTTATAGGTGTTTCGGCAATGTTGAAAATTTCAACAAACAGAACGGTACAATTGTTAAAAAGCGAATTGGAGATTCAATTAAGCGAGCTGGAAGAACAATGGCATTTTCTGTCTTTGGAACGTATTTTTATCGAAAACAAAATCTATCGTGACATTGAGGAGCAAACCACCAGAGAAGATGTTATTCAGGCAGTAGATGATGGTTTAAAGCCACACATTAAACATTTAAAACGTGCTGTAACCGAAGACGATATTCTTCGTTTGTTGGATATTCGAATTATGCGTATTTCTAAATTTGACAGTAACAAAGCGCAAGATAAAATTGAAGCTTTAGAAGGAAATATTGAACAGGTTAAACACGATTTGGAGCACCTTATTGATTTTGCCATTGCCTATTTTGTTAAGCTAAAAGAGAAATACGGTAAAGGAAGAGAACGCCAAACGGAGCTTCGTATTTTTGACGATATCGAAGCGACCAAAGTGGTGTTGAGAAACACTAAATTGTATGTAAACAAAGAAGAAGGATTTGTGGGTACGAGTTTGAAAAAAGACGAGTATGTTACGGATTGTTCGGATATTGATGATGTGATTGTTTTTCTTCGTGACGGGAATATGATGGTGACTAAAGTGGATGCCAAAACTTTTGTGGGTAAAGATATTATTCATATTGCCATTTTTGACAAAAGCGACAAACGTACTATTTACAACGTGATTTACCGAGATGGAAAATCAGGGCCTTCTTATATAAAAAGATTCAATGTTTCTGGTGTTACCAGAGATAAATTATATGATTTGACTAATGGTACCAAAGGATCTCAGATTCTTTATTTTACTTGTAATCCAAACGGGGAAGCCGAAGTAATTACCATTATCCTGCGTCAGGTAGGAACTATCAAGAAATTAAAATTCGATGTTGATTTTGCTAGCCTAGCCATTAAAGGCCGTGCTTCCAAAGGAAATTTGGTGTCCAAATATCCTATTAAGAAAATCGAAATTAAGGAAAAAGGTATTTCTACTTTGTTACCAAGAAAAGTATGGTTTGACGATACGGTTCAAAGGCTGAATGTAGATGGTAGAGGAGAGTTGTTAGGTGAATTTAGGCCGAGTGATAAAATTCTAATTATTCTGCAATCCGGAAAATTGAAAGTGGTGACTCCTGAATTATCTACTCATTTTGAGGAAGACATGATTGTATTGGAGAAATGGATTCCTAAAAAACCTATTTCTGCTATTTACTTTGATGGTGAAAAAGAACGCTATTACTTAAAGCGTTTCTTAGTGGAAACTGAAAATAAAGAAGAGAGCTTCATTACGGAACATCCAAATTCACAATTGGAAATTATTTCGACTGATTATCGCCCTGTGGCCGAATTGATTTTTCCAAAAATTAAAGGAGTCCAAAAAGAAAGCGTTACGATTGATATCGAGTCGTTTATTGCCGTGAAAGGTTTTAAGGCGTTAGGTAACCAGTTAACAACTGATAAATTGAAGCAAGTGAATGTTCTTGAATCCTTACACTATGAGGTTCCAGAGGAGATTGTTCCAGAACGCAGTCAAGATACTGAGGAGGATTTATCTGATGTGCATCTTGATGAAGATGGACAGGTTAACTTGTTTTAA
- the ychF gene encoding redox-regulated ATPase YchF, which translates to MKAGIVGLPNVGKSTLFNCLSNAKAQSANFPFCTIEPNIGVVNVPDPRIEKLEELVKPERVQMATVDIVDIAGLVKGASKGEGLGNQFLGNIRECNAIIHVLRCFDNDNIIHVDGNVNPIRDKETIDIELQLKDLETVEKRLEKVNRAAKTGNKEAQTEKALLDRIRETLLQAKSARTITPQGNEEEVLMESFQLITAKPVLYVCNVDENSAVNGNKYVDLVRELVKDEDAEVIILSVGAEADITELESYEERQVFLEDMGLTEPGASVLIRAAYKLLKQQTYFTAGVKEVRAWTIDVGSTAPQAAGVIHTDFEKGFIRAEVISYEDYVAYGSEAKAKEAGKFKVEGKEYIVKDGDVMHFRFNV; encoded by the coding sequence ATGAAAGCAGGAATTGTAGGATTACCAAATGTTGGAAAATCAACATTATTCAATTGTTTATCGAATGCAAAAGCGCAAAGTGCTAACTTTCCTTTTTGTACTATTGAACCTAATATAGGAGTTGTAAACGTTCCTGATCCAAGAATTGAAAAATTAGAGGAATTAGTAAAACCGGAGCGTGTTCAAATGGCTACAGTAGATATCGTTGATATTGCTGGTTTAGTTAAAGGAGCGAGTAAAGGGGAAGGTTTAGGGAATCAATTTCTTGGAAACATTAGAGAGTGTAATGCAATTATTCATGTATTGCGTTGTTTTGATAATGATAACATTATACACGTTGATGGTAATGTGAATCCTATTCGTGATAAAGAGACTATTGATATCGAATTGCAGTTAAAAGATTTAGAAACAGTAGAAAAACGTCTTGAAAAAGTAAATCGTGCCGCTAAAACTGGAAACAAAGAGGCGCAAACTGAAAAAGCGCTTTTGGACCGAATTAGAGAAACGCTACTGCAAGCTAAATCAGCAAGAACTATCACTCCTCAAGGAAATGAAGAAGAAGTGTTGATGGAAAGTTTTCAATTGATTACTGCAAAACCAGTTTTGTATGTATGTAATGTAGATGAAAACTCAGCTGTTAACGGAAACAAATATGTAGATCTAGTTCGTGAATTAGTAAAAGACGAAGATGCAGAGGTAATTATACTTTCTGTTGGTGCTGAAGCTGATATTACCGAGTTAGAAAGCTATGAAGAGCGTCAAGTTTTTCTTGAAGATATGGGATTAACTGAGCCAGGTGCTTCTGTTTTAATTCGTGCTGCATACAAATTGTTGAAGCAACAAACCTATTTCACTGCAGGTGTTAAGGAAGTTCGTGCTTGGACAATCGACGTTGGTTCTACTGCGCCACAAGCTGCAGGAGTAATTCATACTGATTTTGAAAAAGGATTCATTCGTGCTGAAGTAATTTCATACGAAGACTACGTTGCATACGGTTCTGAGGCAAAAGCTAAAGAAGCTGGTAAATTTAAAGTGGAAGGAAAAGAATATATTGTTAAAGATGGTGATGTTATGCATTTCCGATTTAACGTGTAA